One Cedecea neteri DNA segment encodes these proteins:
- the ubiD gene encoding 4-hydroxy-3-polyprenylbenzoate decarboxylase — MNCMKYHDLREFLALLEQQGELKRIALPVDPNLEMTEIADRTLRAGGPALLFENPKGYAMPVLCNLFGTPKRVAMGMGQEDVTALREVGKLLAFLKEPEPPKGFRDLFDKLPQFKQVLNMPTKRLRNAPCQEQVWEGDEVDLNRIPIMRCWPEDVAPLITWGLTVTRGPHKERQNLGIYRQQLIGKNKLIMRWLSHRGGALDFQEWCEAHPGERFPVSVALGADPATILGAVTPVPDTLSEYAFAGLLRGTKTEVVKCISNDLEIPAGAEIVLEGYIEPGEMAPEGPYGDHTGYYNEVDSFPVFTVTHVTQRQDAIYHSTYTGRPPDEPAVLGVALNEVLVPILQKQFPEIIDFYLPPEGCSYRLAVVTIKKQYAGHAKRVMMGVWSFLRQFMYTKFVIVCDDDVNARDWNDVIWAITTRMDPSRDTVLVDNTPIDYLDFASPVSGLGSKMGLDATNKWPGETQREWGRPIKKDVEVCARIDAIWDELAIFDNDKGA; from the coding sequence ATAAATTGCATGAAATACCACGACCTACGCGAATTTCTTGCGCTGCTTGAGCAGCAGGGCGAACTCAAACGTATCGCATTGCCTGTCGATCCGAATCTGGAAATGACTGAAATTGCCGATCGCACGCTGCGAGCCGGTGGCCCGGCTTTGCTGTTTGAAAACCCGAAAGGCTACGCCATGCCGGTGCTGTGTAACCTGTTTGGGACGCCGAAACGCGTAGCGATGGGCATGGGGCAGGAAGACGTTACTGCCCTGCGTGAAGTAGGGAAACTGCTGGCCTTCCTGAAAGAACCGGAGCCGCCAAAAGGTTTCCGTGACCTGTTTGATAAGCTGCCGCAGTTCAAACAAGTTCTCAATATGCCGACTAAACGTCTGCGTAATGCACCTTGCCAGGAACAGGTTTGGGAAGGGGATGAAGTCGATCTTAATCGCATTCCGATCATGCGCTGCTGGCCGGAAGACGTTGCCCCGCTGATTACCTGGGGGCTCACTGTGACCCGTGGTCCGCACAAAGAGCGCCAGAATCTGGGGATCTACCGCCAGCAGCTGATTGGCAAAAACAAGCTGATTATGCGCTGGTTGTCTCATCGCGGCGGTGCCCTGGATTTCCAGGAGTGGTGCGAGGCTCACCCGGGTGAACGCTTCCCTGTCTCTGTAGCGCTTGGTGCAGATCCCGCAACCATTCTTGGGGCGGTGACGCCGGTGCCGGATACGCTGTCCGAATATGCTTTTGCCGGGCTGCTGCGCGGGACTAAAACCGAGGTCGTGAAATGTATCTCCAACGATCTTGAAATTCCTGCAGGTGCGGAAATTGTGCTGGAAGGTTACATTGAGCCTGGTGAAATGGCACCGGAAGGCCCATATGGCGACCATACGGGATACTACAACGAAGTGGATAGCTTCCCTGTGTTCACCGTAACCCATGTCACTCAGCGGCAGGATGCGATTTATCATTCAACGTATACCGGCCGCCCACCGGATGAGCCTGCGGTGTTGGGTGTGGCGCTGAATGAAGTGCTGGTGCCCATCCTGCAAAAACAATTTCCGGAGATTATTGATTTCTATCTCCCGCCGGAAGGGTGTTCATACCGCCTGGCTGTGGTAACGATCAAAAAGCAGTATGCCGGGCATGCCAAGCGAGTGATGATGGGGGTTTGGTCGTTCCTGCGTCAGTTTATGTACACCAAGTTTGTTATCGTATGCGATGACGACGTTAATGCGCGCGACTGGAACGATGTTATCTGGGCGATCACTACGCGCATGGATCCGTCCCGTGATACGGTGCTGGTGGATAACACGCCGATAGACTATCTGGATTTTGCCTCCCCGGTTTCCGGGCTGGGCTCTAAAATGGGACTGGACGCCACCAATAAATGGCCGGGCGAAACCCAGCGTGAATGGGGGCGCCCAATCAAGAAAGATGTTGAGGTATGCGCGCGTATTGATGCAATCTGGGATGAACTGGCTATTTTTGATAACGACAAAGGCGCCTGA
- the fre gene encoding NAD(P)H-flavin reductase, whose product MTTLSCKVTSVEAITDTVYRVRLLPEGDFSFQAGQYLMVVMDERDKRPFSMASTPSEREFIELHIGASELNLYAMAVMDRILKEQEIVVDMPHGDAWLREDEDRPLILIAGGTGFSYVRSILLTALARNPEREIAIYWGGREEKHLYDLSELEGLTLQHPNLRVEAVVEQPEEGWRGRSGTVLTAVMQDHASLSGHDIYIAGRFEMAKIARDLFCNERGALVEHMFGDAFSFI is encoded by the coding sequence ATGACAACCTTAAGCTGTAAAGTGACCTCGGTAGAAGCGATAACCGACACGGTATATCGCGTTCGATTGCTGCCGGAAGGCGATTTCTCATTCCAGGCCGGGCAGTATTTGATGGTAGTGATGGATGAGCGGGATAAACGCCCGTTCTCTATGGCTTCCACGCCGAGCGAGCGTGAGTTCATTGAGCTACATATTGGTGCCTCTGAGCTCAACCTCTACGCCATGGCGGTCATGGACCGTATTCTGAAAGAGCAGGAAATTGTGGTTGATATGCCACACGGTGATGCGTGGCTGCGCGAGGACGAAGATCGTCCACTTATCCTGATTGCCGGCGGGACTGGGTTCTCTTACGTTCGTTCTATTCTGCTGACGGCGCTGGCGCGTAACCCAGAGCGTGAAATTGCAATCTATTGGGGCGGCCGTGAAGAGAAGCATCTTTACGACCTGTCCGAGCTGGAAGGGCTGACTCTGCAGCATCCTAATCTTCGTGTTGAAGCCGTGGTGGAGCAGCCGGAAGAAGGCTGGCGTGGCCGAAGCGGGACTGTGCTTACCGCCGTTATGCAGGATCACGCTTCCCTGAGCGGGCACGATATCTATATCGCAGGCCGGTTCGAAATGGCAAAAATTGCCCGTGACCTGTTCTGTAACGAGCGCGGGGCGCTGGTTGAGCACATGTTCGGCGACGCTTTCTCCTTTATTTAA
- the fadA gene encoding acetyl-CoA C-acyltransferase FadA — protein sequence MEKVVIVDAIRTPMGRSKGGAFRNVRAEDLSAHLMRSILSRNPALEAAALDDIYWGCVQQTLEQGFNIARNASLLAEIPHSVPATTVNRLCGSSMQALHDAARMIQTGDAHACLIGGVEHMGHVPMTHGIDFHPGLSRNVAKAAGMMGLTAEMLSRLHGISREMQDQFAARSHQRAWAATEAGHFKAEIMPTSGHDADGVLKRYDYDEVIRPETTVEGLAALKPAFDPVNGTVTAGTSSALSDGASAMLLMSETRAKELGLKIRARVRSMAVVGCDPSIMGYGPVPASQLALKKAGLTAQDIDLFEMNEAFAAQILPCIKDLGLMDKIDEKINLNGGAIALGHPLGCSGSRISTTLINLMERRDAQFGLATMCIGLGQGIATVFERV from the coding sequence ATGGAAAAGGTTGTTATTGTTGATGCCATCCGTACGCCGATGGGCCGCTCTAAAGGCGGTGCGTTCCGCAACGTTCGCGCTGAGGATCTGTCGGCGCACCTGATGCGCAGCATTCTGTCCCGTAACCCGGCGCTCGAAGCCGCAGCATTGGACGACATTTACTGGGGCTGCGTCCAGCAGACGCTTGAGCAGGGTTTCAATATTGCCCGTAACGCATCGCTTCTGGCGGAAATCCCTCATTCGGTGCCTGCTACCACGGTGAACCGCCTGTGCGGTTCCTCCATGCAGGCGCTGCACGATGCAGCACGCATGATTCAAACTGGTGACGCGCATGCTTGCCTGATCGGCGGCGTGGAACACATGGGCCACGTACCAATGACTCACGGGATTGATTTCCACCCAGGCCTTAGCCGCAACGTGGCAAAAGCCGCGGGTATGATGGGCCTGACGGCTGAAATGCTCTCCCGCCTGCACGGTATCAGCCGTGAAATGCAGGATCAGTTTGCCGCGCGTTCCCATCAGCGTGCCTGGGCCGCTACAGAAGCCGGGCACTTCAAAGCTGAAATTATGCCGACCAGCGGTCACGATGCCGACGGCGTTCTGAAGCGTTACGACTACGATGAAGTGATCCGCCCGGAAACCACGGTTGAAGGTCTGGCGGCGCTGAAGCCCGCTTTTGATCCGGTCAACGGCACCGTCACTGCAGGCACATCTTCGGCACTGTCCGATGGCGCATCTGCGATGCTGCTGATGAGCGAAACTCGCGCCAAAGAGCTGGGCCTGAAAATCCGCGCTCGCGTTCGCTCTATGGCCGTCGTCGGCTGCGACCCGTCCATTATGGGCTACGGCCCAGTGCCTGCATCCCAACTGGCGCTGAAAAAAGCAGGTCTGACCGCGCAGGATATTGACCTGTTTGAGATGAACGAAGCGTTTGCCGCCCAGATCCTGCCGTGTATTAAAGATCTGGGGCTGATGGATAAGATCGACGAGAAGATCAACCTGAACGGCGGAGCTATTGCGCTGGGCCACCCGCTGGGCTGCTCCGGCTCGCGTATCAGCACCACGCTTATCAACCTGATGGAGCGTCGCGACGCGCAGTTTGGCCTGGCAACCATGTGTATTGGCCTGGGTCAGGGCATCGCGACCGTATTTGAACGCGTTTAA
- the fadB gene encoding fatty acid oxidation complex subunit alpha FadB: MLYQGETLHLDWLEDGIAELVFDAPGSVNKLDTATVASLGEALAVLEKQPNLKGLLLSSSKSAFIVGADITEFLSLFLVPAEQLTHWLQFANSVFNRLEDLPVPTIAAVNGYALGGGCECVLATDYRLATPDARIGLPETKLGIMPGFGGSVRLPRLLGADSALEIITAGKDVSAAEAQKLGLVDGVVKTEKLRDGALAILRQAIKGDLDWQAKRAPKLQPLRLSKIEAGMSFTIAKGMVAQIAGKHYPAPMTAVKTIEAAAGLGRDEALKLETQSFVPLARSNEARALVGIFLNDQFVKAKAKKLTKDIETPKHAAVLGAGIMGGGIAYQSAWKGVPVLMKDINEKSLALGINEASKLLNKQLERGKIDGMKLAQVISTIQPTLEYAGFDRVDVVVEAVVENPKVKKAVLAETEDKVRPDAVLASNTSTIPISELASVLKRPENFCGMHFFNPVHRMPLVEVIRGEKTSDATLAKVVAWASKMGKTPIVVNDCPGFFVNRVLFPYFAGFSQLLRDGADFRQIDKVMEKQFGWPMGPAYLLDVVGIDTAHHAQAVMAAGFPQRMSKDYRDAIDVLFDAGRYGQKTQQGFYRFKEDSKGKPRKEQDEAVDSLLADVSQPKRSFSDEEIIARMMIPMVNEVVRCLEEGVIASPAEADMALVYGLGFPPFHGGAFRWLDTLGSAKYFDMAQQYQNLGPLYVVPEGLKAKASRNEPYYPPVEPARPASDLKSA, from the coding sequence ATGCTCTACCAAGGTGAAACCCTACATCTCGACTGGCTGGAAGACGGCATCGCCGAACTGGTTTTTGATGCCCCCGGCTCCGTCAACAAGCTGGATACAGCGACCGTCGCCAGCCTCGGCGAAGCGCTGGCCGTGCTTGAAAAACAGCCGAACCTCAAAGGCCTGCTGCTGAGCTCCAGCAAGTCCGCCTTCATCGTTGGCGCCGACATTACCGAATTCCTGTCGCTGTTCCTGGTCCCTGCCGAACAGCTGACCCACTGGCTGCAATTTGCCAACAGCGTGTTTAACCGCCTGGAAGATCTGCCCGTCCCAACCATCGCCGCAGTGAATGGCTATGCGCTGGGCGGCGGATGCGAATGCGTGCTGGCAACCGATTATCGCCTGGCAACGCCGGATGCCCGCATTGGCCTGCCGGAAACTAAGTTAGGCATCATGCCGGGCTTTGGCGGCTCCGTTCGCCTGCCGCGTTTATTAGGTGCCGATAGCGCGCTGGAAATTATCACTGCGGGCAAAGATGTTAGCGCTGCAGAAGCGCAAAAACTTGGCCTGGTTGATGGCGTGGTAAAAACCGAAAAACTGCGCGACGGTGCGTTGGCAATTCTGCGTCAGGCGATCAAAGGCGATCTGGACTGGCAGGCTAAGCGCGCCCCGAAACTGCAGCCGCTACGCTTAAGCAAAATCGAAGCCGGTATGAGCTTCACCATTGCTAAAGGCATGGTGGCGCAGATCGCCGGGAAGCATTACCCCGCGCCAATGACCGCGGTAAAAACCATTGAAGCCGCCGCCGGCCTTGGCCGCGATGAAGCCCTGAAGCTCGAAACCCAAAGCTTTGTGCCGCTGGCCCGCTCCAACGAAGCCCGCGCGCTGGTTGGCATCTTCCTGAACGATCAGTTCGTTAAAGCTAAAGCGAAAAAACTCACCAAAGATATCGAAACGCCTAAACATGCGGCCGTACTAGGCGCGGGAATTATGGGTGGCGGCATTGCTTATCAGTCAGCCTGGAAAGGCGTGCCGGTCTTAATGAAAGACATTAACGAGAAGTCACTGGCGCTGGGCATTAATGAAGCCAGCAAGCTGCTGAACAAACAGCTCGAGCGCGGCAAAATTGACGGCATGAAGCTGGCTCAGGTGATTTCGACCATTCAGCCAACGCTGGAATACGCCGGGTTCGATCGTGTAGACGTTGTCGTTGAAGCCGTCGTTGAAAACCCGAAAGTGAAAAAAGCGGTACTGGCGGAAACCGAAGATAAAGTTCGCCCTGATGCCGTGCTGGCTTCCAACACTTCAACTATCCCGATTAGCGAACTGGCTAGCGTGCTGAAACGCCCGGAAAACTTCTGTGGGATGCATTTCTTCAACCCGGTGCACCGCATGCCGCTGGTTGAAGTCATCCGCGGAGAAAAAACCTCAGACGCGACCCTCGCCAAAGTGGTGGCATGGGCAAGCAAAATGGGTAAAACCCCTATCGTGGTCAATGACTGCCCGGGCTTCTTCGTCAACCGCGTGCTGTTCCCTTACTTTGCAGGCTTTAGCCAGCTGCTGCGCGACGGCGCGGATTTCCGTCAGATCGATAAAGTGATGGAAAAACAGTTCGGCTGGCCAATGGGCCCGGCTTACCTGCTGGACGTGGTCGGGATTGATACCGCCCATCACGCACAGGCGGTCATGGCCGCAGGTTTCCCGCAGCGTATGAGTAAAGATTACCGCGACGCGATCGACGTTCTGTTTGATGCCGGACGTTACGGCCAGAAAACCCAGCAGGGTTTCTACCGCTTTAAAGAAGACAGCAAAGGCAAACCGCGCAAAGAGCAGGACGAAGCTGTTGATAGCCTGCTGGCAGACGTGAGCCAGCCTAAGCGCAGCTTCAGCGACGAAGAAATTATCGCTCGCATGATGATCCCAATGGTCAACGAAGTGGTTCGCTGCCTTGAAGAAGGCGTGATCGCCAGCCCGGCAGAAGCCGATATGGCACTGGTTTACGGCCTCGGTTTCCCTCCATTCCATGGCGGCGCGTTCCGCTGGCTGGACACGTTGGGCAGCGCGAAGTATTTCGATATGGCGCAGCAGTACCAAAACCTCGGCCCGCTGTACGTCGTGCCTGAAGGCCTCAAGGCCAAAGCATCACGCAACGAGCCGTACTATCCCCCGGTCGAGCCAGCCCGCCCGGCCAGTGATTTGAAAAGCGCCTGA
- the pepQ gene encoding Xaa-Pro dipeptidase produces MESLAALYKDHVATLQERTRNVLARFNLDALLIHSGELFNVFLDDHAYPFKVNPQFKAWVPVTQVPNCWLLVDGVNKPKLWFYLPVDYWHNVEPLPESFWTDDIDVIALPKADGIGSQLPAARGNIGYIGPVPERALQLDITPANINPKGVIDYLHYYRAYKTDYELSCMREAQKTAVVGHRAAHEAFLSGMSEFDINIAYLTATGHRDTDVPYGNIVALNEHASVLHYTKLDHRVPAEIRSFLLDAGAEYNGYAADLTRTWTTQSDSDFAHLIKDVNEEQLALIDTMKSGVRYTDYHIQFHQRLAKLLRRHKLVNDISEEAMLEAGITTPFMPHGIGHPLGLQVHDVAGFMQDDTGTHLAAPSQHPYLRCTRVLEPRMVLTIEPGLYFIESLLAPWREGQYSKHFDWKRIEALKPFGGIRIEDNVVIYENSIENMTRNLKLA; encoded by the coding sequence ATGGAATCACTGGCCGCGCTGTATAAAGATCATGTGGCAACGCTACAGGAGCGTACCCGCAACGTTCTGGCGCGTTTTAACCTTGATGCATTACTTATTCACTCCGGGGAGCTGTTCAATGTCTTCCTCGATGACCATGCCTATCCATTTAAAGTAAACCCGCAGTTCAAGGCTTGGGTGCCGGTGACCCAGGTGCCTAACTGCTGGCTGCTGGTGGACGGTGTGAATAAGCCGAAGCTGTGGTTCTATCTGCCGGTGGATTACTGGCACAACGTGGAGCCGCTGCCGGAATCCTTCTGGACTGATGATATTGACGTGATTGCGCTGCCAAAAGCCGACGGTATCGGCAGCCAACTACCTGCCGCACGCGGCAATATTGGCTACATTGGCCCGGTGCCAGAGCGTGCATTGCAACTGGATATCACGCCAGCCAATATCAACCCGAAAGGGGTTATCGATTATCTGCATTATTATCGCGCTTATAAAACGGACTACGAACTGTCCTGCATGCGCGAAGCACAGAAAACGGCAGTCGTCGGCCACCGCGCTGCGCACGAAGCCTTCTTGTCCGGTATGAGCGAGTTCGATATTAACATCGCTTACCTGACGGCGACCGGCCACCGCGATACCGATGTACCGTATGGCAATATCGTGGCGCTTAATGAGCATGCTTCGGTGCTGCACTACACTAAGCTGGATCACCGCGTACCTGCCGAAATTCGCAGCTTCCTGCTGGACGCTGGCGCAGAATATAACGGTTATGCCGCCGACCTGACGCGAACCTGGACGACCCAAAGCGACAGCGATTTTGCTCATCTGATTAAAGACGTGAACGAAGAGCAGCTGGCGCTTATCGACACCATGAAGTCCGGCGTGCGCTATACCGACTACCACATCCAGTTCCATCAGCGCCTGGCTAAGCTGCTGCGTCGCCACAAGCTGGTAAACGACATCAGTGAAGAGGCAATGCTGGAAGCCGGGATCACTACCCCGTTCATGCCACACGGCATCGGGCATCCGTTAGGCCTGCAGGTTCACGACGTAGCCGGGTTTATGCAGGACGATACAGGGACGCACCTGGCGGCACCTTCGCAGCATCCTTACCTGCGCTGCACCCGCGTACTGGAACCTCGCATGGTGCTGACCATCGAACCAGGTCTGTACTTCATCGAATCGCTGCTGGCACCGTGGCGTGAAGGGCAGTACAGCAAACACTTCGACTGGAAGCGCATTGAAGCCCTGAAGCCGTTTGGTGGCATCCGTATTGAAGATAACGTCGTTATCTATGAAAACAGCATCGAAAACATGACGCGTAACCTGAAGCTCGCGTAA
- a CDS encoding IMPACT family protein, protein MESWPIPAEPVTVSEEIKKSRFITLVAHTDGVIAAKAFVEKVRAEHPDARHHCWAWVAGAPDDSQQLGFSDDGEPAGTAGKPMLAQLMGKGIGEITAVVVRYYGGVKLGTGGLVKAYGGGVQLALNQLSTVLKVPLTEYTLQCDYSQLAGLEALLKQSDGFIVESDFQAIVALRVALPQTQLVAFSARLSDFSRGALHLLPFEQ, encoded by the coding sequence ATGGAAAGCTGGCCAATCCCCGCTGAGCCTGTCACGGTCAGCGAGGAGATCAAAAAAAGCCGCTTTATTACCCTTGTCGCCCATACGGACGGGGTAATAGCGGCGAAAGCGTTTGTTGAGAAAGTCCGGGCTGAACACCCGGACGCCCGTCACCACTGCTGGGCGTGGGTTGCTGGCGCGCCGGATGACTCGCAGCAGCTCGGTTTCTCGGATGACGGCGAGCCTGCCGGCACTGCAGGAAAACCGATGTTAGCCCAACTGATGGGGAAAGGGATTGGTGAAATCACTGCGGTAGTGGTGCGTTACTACGGTGGGGTGAAGCTGGGTACTGGTGGTCTGGTGAAAGCCTATGGCGGCGGTGTCCAACTGGCGTTAAACCAGCTTTCTACAGTGCTCAAAGTGCCGTTAACCGAATATACTTTGCAGTGCGACTATTCGCAGCTGGCGGGTTTGGAAGCGCTGCTCAAGCAAAGCGATGGTTTTATTGTGGAAAGCGACTTCCAGGCCATCGTTGCTCTGCGAGTCGCATTGCCGCAAACCCAGTTGGTTGCCTTCAGCGCCAGGCTGAGTGACTTTAGCCGTGGTGCGTTGCATTTATTGCCGTTTGAACAATAA
- the trkH gene encoding Trk system potassium transporter TrkH, which yields MHFRAITRIVGLLVILFSGTMILPGLVALIYRDGAGRAFTQTFFVALAIGSLLWWPNRREKRDLKPKEGFLIVVLFWTVLGSVGALPFVFAERPNLTVTDAFFESFSGLTTTGATTLVGLDSLPHAILFYRQMLQWFGGMGIIVLAVAILPILGVGGLQLYRAEMPGPLKDNKMRPRIAETAKTLWLIYVLLTIACALALWFAGMPAFDAIGHSFSTIAIGGFSTHDASVGYFNSPTINTIIAIFLLISGCNYSLHFSLLSGRSLKVYWRDPEFRMFIGVQLSLVLVCTLVLWFHNTYQSAWQTLNQAFFQVVSMATTAGFTTDSIARWPLFLPVLLLCSAFIGGCAGSTGGGLKVIRILLLFKQGNRELKRLVHPNAVYSIKLGNRALPERILEAVWGFFSAYALVFIVSMLAIIATGVDDFSAFASVAATLNNLGPGLGVVADNFASMNPVAKWILIVNMLFGRLEVFTLLVLFTPTFWRE from the coding sequence ATGCATTTTCGCGCCATTACCCGAATCGTTGGCCTGTTGGTTATCCTCTTTTCCGGAACCATGATCCTCCCCGGCTTAGTGGCTCTAATCTATCGCGATGGTGCCGGCCGCGCCTTTACCCAAACCTTTTTCGTTGCGCTGGCGATAGGCTCTTTACTGTGGTGGCCGAATCGCCGCGAGAAAAGGGATCTCAAACCGAAGGAAGGCTTCCTGATCGTTGTCCTGTTCTGGACCGTGCTGGGCAGCGTGGGTGCGCTGCCGTTTGTTTTTGCCGAGCGGCCGAATCTGACGGTAACCGATGCTTTTTTTGAATCTTTTTCCGGCCTGACAACAACCGGTGCGACAACGCTGGTGGGGCTGGACTCTTTACCTCATGCGATTCTTTTCTATCGGCAAATGCTGCAATGGTTTGGCGGGATGGGGATCATCGTCCTGGCGGTGGCCATCTTGCCTATTCTTGGCGTTGGGGGGTTGCAGTTATACCGGGCAGAGATGCCGGGGCCGCTAAAAGATAACAAAATGCGCCCGCGTATTGCTGAAACAGCAAAGACGCTGTGGCTGATTTATGTCCTGCTGACGATTGCCTGTGCGCTGGCGCTTTGGTTCGCGGGGATGCCTGCGTTTGACGCTATCGGGCATAGCTTCTCTACTATTGCGATTGGCGGATTCTCGACGCACGATGCGAGCGTGGGCTACTTCAATAGCCCAACCATCAATACCATTATTGCTATCTTCCTGCTGATCTCTGGCTGCAACTACAGCCTGCACTTCTCGCTGCTGAGCGGGCGTAGCCTCAAGGTGTACTGGCGCGACCCGGAATTTCGGATGTTTATCGGCGTGCAGCTCTCGCTGGTTTTGGTCTGTACGCTGGTGCTTTGGTTCCATAATACCTACCAGTCAGCCTGGCAGACGCTGAACCAGGCTTTCTTCCAGGTTGTGTCGATGGCGACCACTGCAGGCTTTACCACGGACAGCATTGCTCGCTGGCCACTATTCTTGCCGGTTTTACTGCTCTGCTCTGCCTTTATCGGCGGCTGCGCCGGATCTACCGGTGGTGGCCTGAAAGTGATTCGTATCCTGCTGCTGTTTAAACAAGGCAACCGCGAGCTGAAACGCCTGGTGCACCCGAATGCCGTGTACAGCATCAAGCTTGGGAACCGGGCCTTGCCGGAACGAATCCTTGAAGCCGTGTGGGGATTCTTCTCTGCTTATGCTCTGGTGTTTATCGTCAGTATGCTGGCTATCATCGCGACCGGTGTCGATGACTTCTCGGCATTTGCCTCCGTGGCGGCAACGCTGAATAACCTCGGCCCTGGCCTTGGCGTGGTGGCGGATAACTTTGCCAGCATGAATCCTGTGGCCAAATGGATCCTGATCGTGAATATGCTGTTTGGTCGCCTTGAAGTGTTTACCCTGTTAGTCCTGTTCACGCCTACTTTCTGGCGTGAGTAA
- the hemG gene encoding menaquinone-dependent protoporphyrinogen IX dehydrogenase yields MKTLILFSTRDGQTREIASYISSELKELGVESDVVNLHRCEEISWANYDRVIIGASIRYGHFHASVEAFVKKYQLQLKERASAFFAVNLVARKPEKRSPQTNPYTRKFLLNSVWQPDHCAVFAGALRYPRYGWLDRFMIRLIMKMTDGETDTSKEVVYTDWPQVARFAREIAQLSTK; encoded by the coding sequence GTGAAAACCTTAATTCTGTTTTCGACCCGAGATGGTCAAACTCGTGAGATTGCTTCTTATATCTCTTCTGAACTGAAAGAGCTGGGCGTGGAGAGCGATGTGGTCAATCTTCATCGCTGCGAGGAAATCTCCTGGGCTAATTACGACCGGGTGATCATTGGTGCTTCTATTCGCTACGGACATTTCCATGCCTCTGTTGAGGCGTTCGTGAAAAAGTATCAGCTGCAGCTGAAGGAGCGCGCGAGTGCATTTTTCGCGGTCAACCTCGTTGCCCGTAAACCAGAGAAGCGCTCGCCGCAGACAAACCCTTATACCCGCAAGTTTTTGCTGAACTCGGTTTGGCAGCCTGATCATTGTGCCGTGTTTGCCGGTGCATTACGTTACCCGCGTTATGGCTGGCTGGACCGCTTCATGATCCGCTTAATTATGAAAATGACCGACGGTGAAACGGATACAAGTAAAGAAGTGGTTTATACCGATTGGCCGCAGGTAGCCCGATTCGCCCGTGAAATTGCACAGTTAAGCACCAAATAG
- the murB gene encoding UDP-N-acetylmuramate dehydrogenase, with translation MNSSLKPFNTFGIQATAAHIVIAESVQQLTEAWAESSQANQPVLILGEGSNILFLQDFEGTVIVNRIKGIQVIETDDAWLLHVGAGENWHSLVEYTLQKGMPGLENLALIPGCAGSSPIQNIGAYGVEIKQVCDYVDCVELSSGQAIRLTNEECRFGYRDSIFKHDYQDRFAIVAVGYRLPKMWRPILSYGDLAKLDPATVTPQQVFESVCNMRTSKLPDPKVNGNAGSFFKNPVISAKQAEKLIACGTNVPHYPQPDGSVKLAAGWLIDQCQLKGYRIGGAAVHRQQALVIINEENASSADIVALAHYVRQQVGEKFDVWLEPEVRFMGGKGEVSAVETIA, from the coding sequence ATGAACTCCTCTCTTAAACCCTTCAATACCTTCGGTATTCAAGCAACAGCGGCACATATTGTCATCGCTGAATCTGTACAACAGCTTACTGAAGCATGGGCGGAATCGTCGCAGGCTAATCAGCCAGTACTTATCCTGGGGGAAGGCAGTAACATCCTTTTCCTGCAGGACTTTGAAGGGACGGTGATTGTTAATCGCATTAAAGGAATTCAGGTGATTGAAACCGATGATGCGTGGTTACTGCATGTTGGTGCCGGTGAAAATTGGCATTCTCTCGTGGAATACACTCTCCAGAAAGGTATGCCGGGTCTGGAAAACCTTGCTCTGATCCCCGGCTGTGCTGGCTCATCGCCTATTCAAAATATCGGTGCATATGGTGTTGAAATTAAACAGGTATGTGATTATGTCGATTGCGTTGAGCTAAGCAGTGGTCAGGCAATACGCCTAACAAATGAAGAATGCCGTTTTGGCTACCGGGACAGCATCTTTAAACATGACTACCAGGATCGTTTTGCCATTGTCGCAGTAGGTTATCGCTTGCCTAAAATGTGGAGGCCAATTCTCAGCTATGGTGACCTGGCTAAACTGGATCCTGCAACCGTTACACCCCAGCAGGTTTTTGAAAGTGTCTGCAATATGAGGACATCGAAACTACCCGACCCAAAAGTGAATGGTAATGCTGGTAGTTTCTTCAAAAATCCCGTTATTAGCGCGAAACAGGCGGAAAAACTCATTGCCTGCGGCACTAACGTCCCACATTACCCTCAGCCAGATGGCAGCGTTAAACTTGCTGCAGGTTGGTTGATCGATCAATGCCAGCTCAAGGGCTATCGCATCGGTGGAGCTGCGGTTCATCGGCAACAGGCTTTGGTCATCATTAATGAAGAAAATGCCAGCAGCGCAGATATTGTTGCCCTTGCACACTACGTACGCCAGCAGGTAGGTGAAAAGTTTGATGTCTGGCTTGAGCCAGAGGTTCGTTTTATGGGCGGCAAAGGTGAAGTCAGCGCCGTGGAGACTATCGCGTGA